The Staphylococcus carnosus genome has a segment encoding these proteins:
- the ribE gene encoding 6,7-dimethyl-8-ribityllumazine synthase produces MNFEGKLLGQDLKIGIVVSRFNDFITGRLLDGAKDVLVRHEVESEKIDVAFVPGAFEIPLAAKKLAETGKYDAVITLGCVIRGATSHYDYVCNEVAKGVSKVSDTTGLPVIFGVLTTETIEQAVERAGTKAGNKGAEAAMAAIEMANLLKSI; encoded by the coding sequence ATGAACTTTGAAGGAAAATTATTAGGACAAGATTTAAAAATAGGAATTGTAGTATCAAGATTTAATGACTTTATTACAGGACGTTTATTAGACGGTGCTAAAGATGTACTTGTTAGACACGAAGTAGAAAGTGAAAAAATCGATGTAGCCTTTGTACCTGGTGCATTTGAAATTCCTTTAGCTGCTAAAAAACTTGCTGAAACTGGAAAATATGATGCAGTGATTACACTTGGTTGTGTCATTCGTGGTGCAACATCTCATTATGATTATGTTTGTAATGAAGTTGCAAAAGGTGTATCAAAAGTCAGTGATACAACTGGATTACCAGTTATTTTCGGTGTGCTTACAACTGAAACAATAGAACAAGCAGTTGAACGTGCAGGTACTAAAGCAGGAAATAAAGGGGCAGAAGCTGCGATGGCTGCAATAGAAATGGCAAACTTGCTGAAATCAATTTAA
- a CDS encoding MDR family MFS transporter, translating into MNMPKEVWWLVIGMAINITGASFLWPLNTIYMSQELDKSLTTAGIVLMVNSLGMVVGNLLGGTLFDKLGGFRTIMLGTVICLCATTLLNFFHGWPWYAVWLVMLGFGGGIIIPAIYAMAGVVWPNGGRQTFNAIYLAQNLGVAFGAAMGGFVAELSFNYIFIANLLMYVSFFIVAVTQFNIKYKGKVKIPDTNEWAAKKYRKRFIALLLLCVMFAICWIAYIQWESTIASFTQELKISMSQYSLLWTVNGIMILVAQPLIYPVIRLLKGNLKMQMLVGIFVFILSFFITSFAEQFSIFMVGMIILTLGEMFVWPAVPTIANQLAPEGRQGSYQGIVNSASTVGKAFGPLIGGVLVDTFNMQVMFLSMMGLLAISIFFLMIYDKNLDKKELNN; encoded by the coding sequence ATGAACATGCCTAAAGAAGTATGGTGGCTTGTAATAGGTATGGCAATTAATATCACAGGGGCAAGTTTTTTGTGGCCTTTAAATACAATTTATATGAGTCAAGAATTAGATAAAAGTTTGACTACAGCCGGAATAGTTTTGATGGTGAATTCGCTTGGGATGGTAGTTGGAAACTTATTAGGCGGAACATTATTCGATAAACTAGGCGGTTTTAGAACTATCATGTTAGGGACAGTTATATGTTTATGTGCTACGACATTACTTAACTTTTTTCATGGATGGCCTTGGTATGCTGTATGGCTAGTAATGCTCGGATTCGGCGGGGGAATAATTATTCCTGCAATATATGCAATGGCTGGAGTAGTTTGGCCCAATGGAGGACGTCAAACATTCAACGCTATTTATTTAGCTCAAAATTTAGGCGTTGCATTCGGTGCAGCAATGGGCGGCTTCGTAGCAGAACTCAGTTTTAATTACATCTTTATCGCCAATTTGTTAATGTATGTTTCATTCTTTATTGTTGCAGTCACACAATTCAATATTAAGTATAAAGGTAAAGTGAAAATACCAGATACAAATGAGTGGGCTGCTAAAAAGTATCGTAAACGATTTATAGCGCTTTTGCTACTTTGTGTCATGTTCGCAATTTGCTGGATTGCATACATCCAATGGGAAAGTACGATTGCTTCATTCACTCAAGAATTAAAAATTTCTATGAGCCAATATAGTTTGCTTTGGACTGTAAATGGTATCATGATTTTGGTAGCACAACCTTTAATATATCCAGTTATACGCCTTTTAAAAGGAAACTTAAAAATGCAGATGCTTGTTGGTATTTTTGTATTTATTTTATCTTTCTTTATCACAAGTTTTGCAGAACAATTTTCAATATTTATGGTCGGTATGATTATTCTCACATTAGGTGAAATGTTCGTATGGCCCGCTGTACCGACAATTGCAAATCAACTCGCACCAGAAGGTCGTCAAGGTTCGTACCAAGGTATTGTCAACTCAGCTTCAACTGTTGGTAAAGCCTTCGGTCCGTTAATTGGCGGTGTGTTGGTAGATACATTTAATATGCAGGTAATGTTTTTATCGATGATGGGACTGTTAGCAATTTCAATATTCTTCTTAATGATTTATGATAAAAACTTAGACAAAAAAGAGCTGAATAATTAA
- a CDS encoding FAD/NAD(P)-binding protein, translating to MRVAIIGMGTAGVSILRQLESHSYFKELDIDVYDDPQNMGQGVPFQNDSSQLLINLPSKDMSLNFNDAAEFFKWYENQNQFKFDNATYLPRFVFGHYMKSYLEKFDQEYDNIHLITEKATEMYLEQGFEKDAKIQYFVCTNHQQEACRQYDYVFLTVGTMAYHDPYHLKGLKGYIKSPYPTYETLNDVKDTDNIAIIGTGLSSLDVIRYVVKHHPNLPITATSRHGEFPSVRGNMIDITLKHITKENFDKILRSHFGVVPLESMIRLFEKECETYDIPLEALIHRKVGDPIKDLKYDLAHPEILGVFQSLLETIKENMNWIWNSLSLQDQEAFMKKYMPILKANSNPMPPRTARLLIEEIEIGHVVVKKGLEDVRYENEEYVFEYPDQGEPDYYNVVINATGPKTQLKDLDDDDAFIVDIANRQIVQAHPMGGIQIVPETNQVISPRHGTLPHLIAIGQITNGINQARNGVNMIVRQSVQAVESLYAFHQENR from the coding sequence ATGCGTGTCGCGATTATTGGAATGGGGACGGCCGGAGTAAGTATTTTGCGTCAATTAGAATCCCATTCGTATTTTAAAGAACTAGACATCGATGTGTACGATGATCCTCAAAATATGGGGCAAGGTGTACCATTTCAAAATGACAGTTCACAGTTATTAATTAATTTACCGAGTAAGGATATGTCGTTGAATTTTAATGATGCTGCTGAATTTTTCAAATGGTATGAAAATCAAAATCAATTCAAATTTGATAATGCTACATATCTGCCAAGATTTGTTTTTGGCCACTATATGAAAAGTTATTTAGAAAAGTTTGATCAAGAATATGATAATATTCACTTAATTACTGAAAAAGCGACTGAGATGTACCTTGAACAAGGTTTTGAAAAAGATGCCAAAATACAATACTTCGTATGTACAAATCATCAGCAAGAAGCATGCAGGCAATATGATTATGTATTTTTAACAGTAGGTACAATGGCTTATCATGACCCATATCATTTAAAAGGCTTAAAAGGATATATTAAGTCACCTTATCCTACATACGAAACTTTAAACGATGTTAAAGATACAGATAATATCGCAATTATTGGAACTGGGTTATCAAGTTTAGATGTCATTCGATATGTCGTAAAACATCATCCTAACTTGCCAATCACTGCAACAAGTCGGCATGGTGAATTTCCGAGTGTACGCGGAAATATGATTGATATTACCCTCAAACATATTACGAAAGAGAATTTCGATAAAATCTTACGTTCGCATTTTGGAGTAGTTCCATTAGAATCTATGATTCGACTGTTCGAAAAGGAATGCGAAACATATGATATTCCGTTAGAAGCATTAATTCACAGAAAAGTTGGAGATCCTATTAAAGACTTGAAATATGATTTAGCACACCCTGAGATTTTAGGAGTTTTCCAAAGTTTGCTTGAAACCATAAAAGAAAATATGAATTGGATATGGAATAGCTTGAGTTTACAAGACCAAGAAGCCTTTATGAAAAAATATATGCCAATTTTAAAAGCTAATTCTAATCCGATGCCGCCTAGAACGGCACGACTGTTGATAGAAGAAATTGAAATCGGACATGTTGTAGTTAAAAAAGGTTTAGAAGATGTTCGATATGAAAATGAAGAATATGTATTTGAATACCCAGATCAAGGTGAACCCGATTATTATAACGTGGTTATCAATGCTACTGGACCAAAAACACAATTAAAAGATTTGGATGATGATGATGCATTTATAGTAGACATTGCAAATCGTCAAATTGTGCAAGCACATCCTATGGGCGGTATTCAAATCGTTCCAGAAACGAACCAAGTCATTAGCCCAAGGCATGGAACATTGCCGCATTTGATTGCGATTGGCCAAATTACTAATGGTATAAATCAAGCGCGAAATGGTGTCAATATGATTGTACGTCAATCAGTTCAAGCTGTAGAAAGCCTTTATGCATTTCACCAAGAAAATAGGTGA
- a CDS encoding TIGR01212 family radical SAM protein (This family includes YhcC from E. coli K-12, an uncharacterized radical SAM protein.) produces the protein MGNYFTYAFEDKRYHTWNYHLKNKFGRKIFKVALDGGFDCPNRDGTVAHGGCTFCSAAGSGDFAGNRADPIDVQFKEIKEKMHEKWHDGQYIAYFQAFTNTHAPVEVLKEKFEPVLKEPGVVGLSIGTRPDCLPDDVVEYLADLNKRTYLWVELGLQTVHQETSDLINRAHDMQTYYDGVAKLRKYNINVCSHIINGLPGEDYDMMMETAKTVAQMDVQGLKIHLLHLLKGTPMVKQYEKGMLEFMTQEEYVSLVCDQLEVIPPEMIIHRITGDGPIDLMVGPMWSVNKWEVLNAIDAELARRHSAQGQHFKKKQEVK, from the coding sequence ATGGGTAATTATTTTACGTATGCATTTGAAGATAAACGTTACCATACATGGAATTACCATTTAAAAAATAAATTTGGTCGCAAAATTTTTAAAGTTGCATTAGATGGCGGTTTTGACTGCCCAAACCGTGACGGTACAGTTGCTCACGGAGGTTGTACATTTTGTTCTGCAGCAGGAAGCGGAGATTTTGCCGGTAACCGTGCAGATCCAATTGACGTACAATTTAAAGAAATCAAAGAAAAAATGCATGAAAAATGGCACGATGGACAATATATTGCTTATTTCCAAGCTTTCACAAATACACATGCACCTGTCGAGGTGCTAAAAGAGAAATTCGAACCTGTTTTAAAAGAACCTGGTGTTGTTGGTTTATCAATTGGTACACGTCCTGATTGCTTGCCAGATGATGTAGTCGAATATTTAGCTGATTTAAATAAACGTACGTATTTATGGGTTGAACTTGGTTTACAAACAGTACATCAAGAAACATCTGACTTAATTAATCGCGCTCACGATATGCAAACATATTATGATGGAGTAGCTAAATTGAGAAAGTATAATATTAATGTATGCTCTCATATTATCAATGGTTTGCCAGGTGAAGACTACGATATGATGATGGAAACAGCAAAAACAGTAGCGCAAATGGATGTACAAGGTTTAAAAATCCATTTACTTCATTTATTAAAAGGAACACCAATGGTAAAACAATACGAAAAAGGTATGCTTGAATTTATGACACAAGAAGAATATGTCAGTCTTGTATGTGATCAATTAGAAGTAATACCACCTGAAATGATTATCCACCGTATTACTGGAGATGGTCCTATTGATTTAATGGTAGGCCCAATGTGGAGTGTTAATAAATGGGAAGTTCTTAACGCAATCGATGCAGAACTTGCAAGACGCCATTCTGCTCAAGGTCAACATTTCAAGAAAAAGCAGGAAGTAAAATAA
- the ribD gene encoding bifunctional diaminohydroxyphosphoribosylaminopyrimidine deaminase/5-amino-6-(5-phosphoribosylamino)uracil reductase RibD: MNRFLENAIQLAKMAEGQTGVNPAVGSVVVNHGRIVGLGAHLKQGERHAEVQALDMAGDQARGGTIYVSLEPCTHYGSTPPCVNKIIEAGISKVVYAMKDITLDSPGDEILKSAGIEVVYQHEVEAEKMYKDFFAAKVSKIPEVTLKVSVSLDGKQATDSGQSQWITNPGVKQDVLKNRARHDAILTGAGTVEADNPSLTVRIEGERQPIRVILDKSGSLSFQENIFHDQLTPVWLYTENNAVQNKEHLDNINIIQLEECSVHNILRDLYNKGIGSLYVEAGPNVSSQFLQSECVQTLIIYYAPKVIGGSGKYQFYQTEEVLSLDKIPQFEIANSEIIDQNIKVSLRKK, encoded by the coding sequence TTGAATCGATTTTTAGAAAATGCAATACAACTGGCAAAAATGGCTGAAGGACAAACAGGTGTAAATCCTGCTGTAGGTTCTGTGGTTGTTAATCATGGTCGAATTGTCGGACTCGGTGCACATTTGAAACAGGGTGAACGACATGCTGAAGTTCAAGCTTTAGATATGGCAGGAGATCAAGCACGCGGAGGCACTATTTATGTTTCATTAGAACCTTGTACACATTATGGATCCACACCGCCTTGTGTTAATAAGATTATTGAAGCTGGAATATCAAAAGTAGTGTACGCAATGAAGGATATCACATTAGATTCACCAGGTGATGAAATTCTAAAATCAGCTGGCATTGAAGTGGTATATCAACATGAAGTTGAAGCGGAAAAGATGTATAAAGATTTCTTTGCTGCTAAAGTTTCTAAAATTCCAGAAGTTACATTAAAGGTAAGTGTGAGTTTGGATGGTAAGCAGGCGACAGATTCTGGTCAGAGTCAATGGATTACTAATCCAGGTGTAAAGCAAGACGTTCTGAAAAATCGTGCACGCCATGATGCGATATTGACTGGAGCAGGAACAGTTGAAGCAGATAACCCGAGTTTAACAGTCCGAATAGAAGGCGAACGCCAACCTATCCGAGTGATCTTGGATAAAAGCGGCAGTTTAAGCTTTCAAGAAAATATTTTTCATGATCAATTAACGCCAGTTTGGTTGTATACAGAAAATAATGCAGTACAAAATAAAGAACATCTTGATAATATCAATATTATTCAATTAGAAGAATGTTCTGTTCATAATATCTTACGTGATTTATATAATAAAGGTATCGGTTCACTTTATGTAGAAGCCGGACCGAATGTATCTTCACAATTTCTCCAATCAGAGTGTGTCCAAACACTTATTATTTACTACGCCCCGAAAGTTATTGGAGGTTCAGGGAAATACCAATTCTATCAAACAGAAGAAGTACTTTCTTTGGATAAAATTCCTCAATTTGAAATTGCCAATTCTGAAATCATCGATCAAAATATTAAAGTTTCACTAAGAAAGAAGTGA
- a CDS encoding class I SAM-dependent methyltransferase: MKVERILPFAKSLILSHINESSTVIDATCGNGHDTLFLAEHVPNGKVYGFDIQEEAIKAAQLKVRDLNNTILIHDGHENIEQYIESNDYPVDAAIFNLGYLPKGDKHIVTEADTTITAIENIFKMLSPEGIIVLVIYPGHPEGKIESETVYQYLKNFDQQKAHILQYGFINQRNNPPYICAIEKR; encoded by the coding sequence ATGAAAGTAGAACGCATATTACCTTTTGCTAAGTCACTTATCTTATCGCATATTAATGAAAGCAGTACAGTAATAGATGCAACATGCGGAAATGGACACGACACATTATTTTTAGCTGAACACGTTCCAAATGGAAAAGTTTATGGCTTTGATATTCAAGAAGAAGCCATTAAAGCTGCACAGTTAAAAGTCAGAGACCTCAACAACACTATTTTAATTCATGATGGGCATGAAAATATTGAACAATACATTGAATCTAATGACTATCCTGTCGATGCCGCTATCTTTAATTTAGGCTATTTACCTAAAGGCGATAAACACATTGTCACAGAAGCCGATACTACTATCACAGCCATAGAAAACATTTTCAAAATGCTTTCACCTGAAGGAATTATTGTTCTCGTTATCTATCCAGGACATCCTGAAGGGAAAATTGAGAGTGAGACAGTATATCAGTATCTTAAAAATTTCGATCAACAAAAAGCACATATATTACAATATGGTTTTATTAATCAACGTAATAACCCGCCTTATATTTGTGCCATTGAAAAAAGATAA
- a CDS encoding riboflavin synthase, translating into MFTGIVEEVGTVVQTSSKQNVMNLTIECDDILKDIHIGDSISVNGACLTVISFTDKTFDVQVIKGTENKTYLSELRKGSEVNLERAMPSQGRFGGHFVLGHVDEVGTIKRIQPSANSNIVTIQCTSDLTNQMVQQGSITVDGVSLTIFRLGEGQFDIHLIPETKRATILSTKKIGDKVHLEADMLFKYVQKAISKDESGLTREKLSQFGF; encoded by the coding sequence ATGTTTACTGGCATTGTAGAAGAAGTAGGTACAGTTGTTCAAACTTCTTCAAAGCAAAATGTCATGAATCTGACAATTGAATGCGATGATATTTTAAAAGATATCCATATCGGTGATTCTATCAGTGTAAATGGCGCTTGCTTAACTGTAATTTCTTTTACTGACAAAACATTTGATGTTCAAGTCATCAAAGGAACTGAAAATAAAACATATCTTTCTGAACTGCGCAAAGGCAGTGAAGTGAATTTAGAACGCGCAATGCCAAGTCAAGGACGTTTTGGCGGTCATTTTGTACTGGGTCATGTTGATGAAGTAGGTACAATTAAGCGGATTCAACCTTCAGCAAATTCTAATATTGTAACCATACAATGTACTTCTGATTTAACGAATCAAATGGTCCAACAAGGTTCTATTACTGTTGATGGCGTGAGTTTAACTATTTTTAGATTAGGCGAGGGTCAATTTGACATTCATTTAATACCTGAAACGAAACGCGCAACAATTCTAAGTACGAAAAAAATTGGAGACAAAGTGCATTTAGAAGCGGATATGTTATTTAAATATGTACAAAAGGCAATTTCAAAAGATGAATCTGGATTAACGAGAGAAAAATTGAGTCAGTTCGGATTTTAA
- a CDS encoding bifunctional 3,4-dihydroxy-2-butanone-4-phosphate synthase/GTP cyclohydrolase II, which yields MMFDSIEAAVEELRKGNSVIVVDNEDRENEGDLIAVTEFMDDNTVNFMAQEGRGLICAPLAPSLAKKLNLTPMVKDNSDAFGTAFTESVDHIDTTTGISANERMLTAKALISDEAQPEDFNRPGHLFPLIARTGGVLVRNGHTEAAVDLASMTGAKLAGLICEIMNEDGTMAKGEQLQSFKEKHNLKMITIEELVHYRRTHEQHMHAKAKVQLPTDFGTFDMYGFESDYSHEEIVAIVKGDIKKVENVRIHSSCLTGDIFHSQRCDCGAQLEASMKYIDENDGMIIYLPQEGRGIGLINKLKAYELIEQGYDTVTANLALGFDEDLRDYYHAAEILKHFGIEKINLLSNNPEKFKGMQHYGIEVADRIELIVPECEHNHDYMQTKKEKMGHML from the coding sequence ATGATGTTCGATAGTATAGAAGCAGCTGTTGAAGAATTAAGAAAAGGCAACAGTGTCATTGTAGTAGATAATGAAGATCGTGAAAACGAAGGCGATTTGATAGCTGTGACGGAATTTATGGATGATAATACTGTGAATTTCATGGCTCAAGAAGGGCGAGGACTTATTTGTGCGCCTTTAGCACCTTCACTAGCTAAAAAATTAAATTTAACGCCGATGGTTAAAGATAATAGTGATGCATTCGGTACTGCTTTTACTGAAAGTGTTGATCATATTGATACAACGACAGGAATCAGTGCAAATGAAAGAATGTTAACAGCAAAAGCACTTATTTCTGATGAAGCTCAGCCAGAAGATTTTAATCGTCCTGGTCATCTTTTTCCGCTTATCGCAAGAACAGGCGGTGTTTTAGTGAGAAACGGACATACTGAAGCAGCTGTTGATTTAGCGAGTATGACAGGTGCCAAACTTGCTGGATTGATTTGCGAAATCATGAATGAAGATGGAACAATGGCTAAAGGTGAGCAATTACAAAGTTTTAAAGAAAAACACAATTTAAAAATGATTACCATTGAAGAATTGGTTCATTACCGCAGAACACATGAACAACATATGCACGCTAAAGCGAAAGTGCAGTTACCGACTGATTTCGGCACTTTTGATATGTATGGTTTTGAATCTGACTATTCACATGAAGAAATTGTTGCGATTGTTAAAGGCGATATTAAAAAAGTAGAAAATGTCCGCATTCATTCTTCATGTCTGACAGGCGACATCTTCCATAGTCAAAGATGTGATTGCGGTGCACAATTAGAAGCATCTATGAAATATATAGATGAAAATGATGGCATGATTATTTATTTACCTCAAGAAGGCCGAGGTATCGGATTGATTAATAAGTTGAAAGCTTACGAATTGATTGAGCAAGGTTATGATACTGTAACAGCAAATCTTGCGCTCGGCTTTGATGAAGATTTACGTGATTATTATCATGCTGCTGAAATACTAAAACATTTTGGTATCGAGAAAATCAATTTATTAAGTAATAATCCAGAAAAATTCAAAGGTATGCAGCACTATGGTATTGAGGTCGCAGATAGAATTGAATTAATTGTTCCAGAATGTGAACATAACCATGATTATATGCAAACTAAAAAAGAAAAAATGGGTCATATGCTTTAA
- a CDS encoding L-lactate dehydrogenase: protein MKNIKANKVVLVGDGAVGSSYAFAMVAQGVADEFVIVDIAVDKVKGDVLDLNHGMPYGESPSIIKAGSYEDCSDADLVVITAGAPQKPGETRLDLVEKNTKIFKSIVGQIMDSGFDGIFLIAANPVDVLTYVTKKVSGLPKERVIGSGTILDTARFKYELGAEFGIAPESVNASIIGEHGDSELAVWSQTSIAGQNLYDILKSNPEKEKRIEEIFLNTRDAAYDIIQAKGATYYGIAMGLLHISKAILRNQNLVLTVSSYLEGEYGNEDVYIGVPTLVNRAGAVKIYETSLNEKETKEFNHSVEVLKDITKSVDKLFQ from the coding sequence ATGAAAAATATAAAAGCGAATAAAGTAGTATTAGTGGGCGATGGTGCTGTAGGTTCAAGTTATGCTTTTGCTATGGTAGCACAAGGTGTAGCTGATGAATTTGTCATTGTTGATATTGCCGTAGATAAAGTAAAAGGTGATGTGCTTGATTTAAATCATGGAATGCCTTACGGTGAATCGCCATCTATCATTAAAGCAGGATCATATGAAGATTGTTCAGATGCGGATTTAGTTGTAATTACAGCTGGTGCTCCCCAAAAACCAGGTGAAACACGACTTGATTTAGTTGAAAAAAACACTAAAATTTTCAAATCAATTGTTGGTCAAATTATGGATAGCGGATTTGATGGTATTTTCTTAATTGCAGCAAACCCAGTTGATGTATTAACTTATGTTACTAAAAAAGTTTCTGGTTTACCTAAAGAACGCGTTATTGGTTCTGGTACTATTTTAGATACAGCACGCTTCAAATATGAATTAGGTGCAGAATTCGGCATTGCACCTGAAAGTGTTAATGCAAGTATTATTGGTGAACATGGTGATTCTGAATTAGCGGTTTGGTCACAAACAAGCATTGCTGGACAAAATCTATACGATATTTTAAAAAGTAATCCTGAAAAAGAAAAACGTATTGAAGAAATTTTCTTAAATACACGTGATGCAGCGTATGATATCATTCAAGCTAAAGGTGCAACATATTATGGTATTGCAATGGGACTGCTTCACATTTCTAAAGCAATTTTACGAAATCAAAATCTTGTATTGACTGTGTCTAGTTATTTAGAAGGTGAATATGGTAACGAAGATGTTTATATTGGTGTTCCGACACTTGTTAACCGTGCAGGTGCAGTGAAAATTTATGAAACATCATTAAATGAAAAAGAAACTAAAGAGTTCAATCACTCAGTTGAAGTTTTAAAAGACATTACAAAAAGTGTAGATAAATTATTTCAATAA
- a CDS encoding alpha/beta fold hydrolase, whose amino-acid sequence MWKWETESEAKGVIVIAHNLLEHTGRYAYVITSLRRNGYHVIMGDLPGQGQTSRSNKGQIDNFEVYHEHILEWLRIASEYKLPTFLMGVGLGGLITLNLLERTELPIEGIILLSPLAAFQKNNKTRKNMLTSNVGAGVKDMRFNLGIEPEHLTRNEEVIEETKQDGLMLKKVSYHWYKEVVNVMKKTMEHLEDIQSIPMCLMYGKDDKIVETEAILEIKNRVKSDELYFKAWDGLYHEIHNEPERPLVMRYILSYLNNKVNALGFIPNDVDDQIEI is encoded by the coding sequence ATGTGGAAGTGGGAAACAGAAAGTGAAGCAAAAGGAGTTATTGTTATTGCTCATAATTTATTAGAACATACTGGGAGATATGCTTATGTCATTACTTCTTTAAGACGAAATGGTTATCATGTGATTATGGGTGATTTGCCAGGGCAGGGACAAACATCACGTTCTAATAAAGGTCAAATTGACAACTTTGAAGTCTATCACGAACATATCCTGGAATGGTTAAGAATTGCTAGTGAATATAAGTTGCCTACATTTTTAATGGGTGTAGGTTTAGGTGGCTTAATTACATTAAATTTACTTGAAAGAACAGAATTGCCAATTGAAGGCATTATTCTTTTATCTCCACTTGCAGCTTTTCAAAAAAATAATAAAACACGCAAAAACATGCTTACTTCAAATGTGGGCGCAGGTGTTAAAGATATGCGTTTTAATTTAGGTATTGAGCCTGAACATTTAACTCGAAATGAAGAAGTTATAGAAGAAACAAAACAAGATGGATTGATGTTGAAAAAAGTTTCTTATCATTGGTATAAAGAAGTTGTTAATGTGATGAAAAAAACAATGGAGCATTTGGAAGATATTCAAAGCATTCCAATGTGCTTAATGTACGGTAAAGATGACAAAATAGTTGAAACTGAAGCTATTTTAGAAATTAAAAATCGTGTTAAATCTGATGAACTTTATTTTAAAGCTTGGGATGGCTTATACCATGAAATTCATAATGAACCAGAGCGACCTTTAGTCATGCGATATATTTTAAGTTATTTAAATAATAAGGTGAATGCCTTAGGGTTTATACCGAATGATGTTGATGATCAAATCGAAATTTAA
- a CDS encoding proline dehydrogenase family protein: protein MSLVKDFFIGLSNNTFLNNSAKKYGPVLGASKVVVGNSLDDLIKTIRELNDKGITVTVDCLGEFVGTEEESLIEKNIILKVLQAMHDNDVKAHLSIKISQLGAEFDLDLAEKNLREIVAKAKELDNRHVNIDTEKFAGLDDILHVLDDISKDYDNVGTVIQAYLYTATDMVEKYPHIRLRLVKGAYKENASIAYQNKEDIDANYISLIEKRLKNAKNFTSIATHDDKIIDHVKKFVEENNISRDDFEFQMLFGFRTDLAYAIADDNYNFCIYVPFGDDWFGYFMRRLAERPQNLNLAVKEFVKPKSLAITAGAIAAVIGVTSAATALIKKR from the coding sequence ATGTCACTTGTCAAAGATTTTTTTATCGGATTATCTAATAATACATTTTTAAACAATTCAGCTAAGAAATACGGGCCAGTGCTTGGGGCGAGCAAAGTTGTAGTTGGCAACTCATTAGATGATCTTATCAAAACAATCCGCGAACTAAACGATAAGGGAATTACAGTGACTGTTGACTGTCTTGGTGAATTCGTTGGTACAGAAGAAGAAAGTTTAATTGAAAAAAATATTATCTTAAAAGTTTTGCAGGCCATGCACGACAATGATGTCAAAGCTCATCTATCTATTAAAATCAGTCAGTTGGGCGCTGAATTTGATTTAGATTTAGCAGAAAAAAATCTCAGAGAAATTGTTGCTAAAGCAAAAGAATTAGATAATAGACATGTAAATATTGATACAGAAAAATTTGCCGGTCTTGATGATATCTTACATGTGTTAGATGACATTTCAAAAGATTATGATAATGTTGGCACTGTAATCCAAGCATATCTTTACACAGCTACTGATATGGTCGAAAAATATCCTCATATTCGATTAAGACTTGTTAAAGGTGCCTATAAAGAAAATGCATCTATTGCTTACCAAAATAAAGAGGATATTGATGCAAATTACATTTCTTTAATCGAAAAAAGACTGAAAAATGCGAAGAATTTTACATCTATCGCAACTCACGATGACAAAATTATTGATCACGTGAAAAAATTTGTTGAGGAAAACAATATCAGCAGAGATGATTTTGAATTCCAAATGCTATTTGGTTTCCGTACAGACCTCGCTTATGCAATTGCAGATGATAATTACAACTTCTGCATTTATGTACCATTCGGCGATGATTGGTTTGGCTACTTTATGAGACGATTAGCAGAACGTCCTCAAAACTTGAATTTAGCAGTCAAAGAATTTGTTAAACCTAAATCACTTGCAATAACAGCTGGTGCAATCGCAGCAGTTATAGGAGTGACTTCAGCAGCTACTGCTTTAATTAAAAAAAGATAA